TTTCTTCCTCTTCCAATCCACATACCCATTTCTTTATATCTCCTTTCACATTAGGCCGTAGTTAAATATTTGGTGAGTCTCGTTGAAAAAATCCAAAATTCTAAATCTGAAACTCGAAACAAATTCTAAATTCAAATTTTTAAAATTTAAAACATTGTTTTGGTCATTTGTATTTCGGTAATTTGATATTGTTTCGTATTTTGTGCTTCGTGCTTCGAATTTACATTTCTTCATAGTTGGCTATTCTATTTTAACATTACTCAAAAGTCAATTGCACATTATTTTTTTCTATTTCCTTGAGCTTTTAATCTGGAGATTTCGTCTCTTATTTCTGCTGCTTTTTCAAACTCAAGGTTTTCAGCTGCTCTAACCATTTCTTTCTCCAGTATTTTTATATCTAATATTCCCTTCTTTTGAGCATAAGAAACTTTTTCATCTTTACCAGTTATTGTCATCTGTCTTATTTCTTTTTGGATGGTCTTAGGAGTAATCCCGTGCTCTTTATTGAATTTTGTTTGAATTCTTCTCCTGCGTTCGGTCTCACCTATTGCTTTTTTCATAGATAGAGTCATCTCATCTGCATACATAATAACTGTGCCTGCCACATTACGTGCAGTTCTTCCGATTGTTTGGATAAGAGCCGTTTCTGAACGCAAAAACCCCTCCTTATCTGCGTCTAATATTACTACCAATGAAACTTCAGGAAGATCAAGTCCCTCTCTAAGTAAGTTTATCCCTACCAGAACGTCGAATTTCGCGAGTCTAAGATCACGTAATATATCAACTCTCTTTATTGTATCAATCTCAGAATGCAGATATCTGACACGTATTTCATGCTGATTCAGATATTCAGCCAGGTCCTCCGCCATGCGTTTAGTCAAAGTTGTAACAAGCACCCTCTCTTTTTTGGCAACTCTTTTCTGAATTTCTTTCATAAGATCTTCTATTTGATTCTCGGTAGGTCTAACTTCCACCTTTGGATCAACCAGACCCGTAGGACGTATAATAAGCTCGACTGTCTGTCCTCCCGAATACCTTCGGGACTTTCGTGACAATTCAAGTTCATATTCAGCAGGTGTTGCAGAGACAAATATTACTTGATTTATCATTTTTTCAAATTCAACAAAATTTAAAGGTCTATTATCCAGAGCAGATGGTAATCTGAAACCAAAATCAACAAGGGTCTGCTTTCTCGATCTATCTCCCTTATACATGCCTCGTATTTGTGGAATAGAAACATGAGACTCATCAATAATCATTAAAAAATCCTTGTTAAAATAGTCAATGAGAGTATAAGGCTTTTCCCCCGGCTTTCTTCCGCTTAAGTGTCTTGAATAATTCTCAATTCCTGCGCAATATCCAATTTCACTAAGCATCTCCAGATCATATTTTGTTTTTGTCTCCAAACGCTGTGTTTCAACAAGTTTCCCTTGATTTTTCAAGTCTACTAACCTTTGCTCTAATTCCTTTTTTATAAATTCTGCTGCAGTTTTAATACGGTTAGATGTCGTAACAAAATGCTTTGCGGGATATATTGCAATTCTGTCAAGATCTGTTAGCACCTTACCTGTTATATAATCAATTTGGGAGATTTTATCTATTCTATCTCCAAAGAGTTCTATTCTCACAGGAATTTCTTCGTATGAAGGGAAAATTTCTATGGTATCGCCTTTTACTCTGAATGTGCCGCGATGAAAGTCAATATCATTACGTTCATACTGAATATCAACAAGTTTTCTCAGAATATGTTCCTGTTTAAGCTCATCATCCCTCTGAAACATCAACAACAAGTCTTTCCATTCATCAGGAGAACCAAGTCCATATATGCAGGATACACTGGCAACTATAATCACATCTTTGCGTGAAAGCAGTGAGCTTGTAGCTGCAAGCCTGAGCCTGTCCAGATCATCATTTATTGAAGCATCTTTTTCTATATATGTATCCGTTTGTGGGATATATGCCTCAGGTTGGTAGTAATCATAATAACTGACAAAGTACTCAACGGCGTTATTGGGAAAAAACATTTTGAATTCTATGTATAGCTGTGCTGCCAGAGTTTTATTATGAGAAATAACAAGCGTGGGTTTATTTATACTGCGAATAACATTTGCCAGCACAAAGGTCTTACCTGACCCGGTAACGCCAAGAAGAGTCTGATATTTTTTATTAGTTTTAATTCCCTCTACAAGCTGTCTGATCGCCTTTGGTTGGTCCCCCTTTGGAGAAAAATCAGAAACCAGTTTAAAATGGTCCATATTTCATCATCTAAATCCAGTTCAGGATAGTGTCTGCAATACCAGAACCATCTAGTTTGTACTTTTTCAACAGGAGATGCCGCGGACCTTGTTCAATAAATTTGTCCGGCAATCCAATATGTAGAGACGCAACATCCTGCGTCTCTACATATTCTGCAACGCTCATCCCAAATCCGCCGGCAATAACATTTTCTTCAACTGTTACGATCTTCTTTATCCGAGACGCTATTTTCTCAATTAGTTCCGTATCCAACGGCTTAACAAATCTCATATTCGCTACTGAGACATTTATGTTTTTCTTCTCTAATATTTCTGCTGCCTCTAAAGCTGGATAAACCATTGTTCCTATTGCTAATATCGCAACATCAGCACCGTCTCTCAATATTTCTCCTTTCCCAATTTCAATCTTTTGAATTGAGTTGGAACCAAGTTCCTTGGAACTGGATTTCGCAGCATAATCCTTTGGATATCTTATAGAAATTGGCTGATTATATTCTACTGCTTTAGAAAGCATGCTTTCTAATTCACCCTCGTCCTTCGGAGACATAATCGTCATGTTTGGGATCATCGAAAGATATGAAAAATCAAAAACTCCCTGATGTGTTGGCCCGTCTCCTTCTACTATACCTGCTCTGTCAATTGCGAAAATCACAGGCAGCTTTTGTAAACACACATCATGTAAAATCTGATCATATGCGCGCTGAAGAAAAGTTGAGTAGACCGCAAAAACAGGTTTTAACCCCTTTAAAGCTAAGCCTGCTGCAAATGTAACAGCATGCTGCTCTGCCATGCCAACATCAAAGAATCTGTCCGGAAATTTTTGAGCAAACTCTCTAAGTCCTGTTCCATCTGGCATAGCCGCAGTTATTGCTACTATTTTTTTATCTTTTTGTGCCAATTTGATCAGAGCAGAACCAAAGAGTTCTGTATATGTTTTGCGTTTCTTATCTGCGTC
The window above is part of the bacterium genome. Proteins encoded here:
- the dxs gene encoding 1-deoxy-D-xylulose-5-phosphate synthase, translated to MYLEKIKTPKDLKKLDIKTLPLLVSEVRKLIIETVSQTGGHLASNLGVVELTIALHYVFNCPDDKIIWDVGHQAYTHKILTGRRNQFYTLRQFGGMSGFTKIEESEYDVFGTGHGSTSISAALGMACAQKLTSNKNKLIAVVGDGALTGGMAFEALNHAGHIKKDIIVILNSNEMSISHNVGAWSQYLNRITTNPIYNRVRGDLELVLKRIPRFGSLLVDSAKKLEKSLKLLLVPGILFDELGFRYIGPIDGHNIPLLIETLDNIKIFKGPVLVHILTKKGKGYKFAEENPTRFHSAKPFDIETGIWKSKDADKKRKTYTELFGSALIKLAQKDKKIVAITAAMPDGTGLREFAQKFPDRFFDVGMAEQHAVTFAAGLALKGLKPVFAVYSTFLQRAYDQILHDVCLQKLPVIFAIDRAGIVEGDGPTHQGVFDFSYLSMIPNMTIMSPKDEGELESMLSKAVEYNQPISIRYPKDYAAKSSSKELGSNSIQKIEIGKGEILRDGADVAILAIGTMVYPALEAAEILEKKNINVSVANMRFVKPLDTELIEKIASRIKKIVTVEENVIAGGFGMSVAEYVETQDVASLHIGLPDKFIEQGPRHLLLKKYKLDGSGIADTILNWI
- the uvrB gene encoding excinuclease ABC subunit UvrB; this translates as MDHFKLVSDFSPKGDQPKAIRQLVEGIKTNKKYQTLLGVTGSGKTFVLANVIRSINKPTLVISHNKTLAAQLYIEFKMFFPNNAVEYFVSYYDYYQPEAYIPQTDTYIEKDASINDDLDRLRLAATSSLLSRKDVIIVASVSCIYGLGSPDEWKDLLLMFQRDDELKQEHILRKLVDIQYERNDIDFHRGTFRVKGDTIEIFPSYEEIPVRIELFGDRIDKISQIDYITGKVLTDLDRIAIYPAKHFVTTSNRIKTAAEFIKKELEQRLVDLKNQGKLVETQRLETKTKYDLEMLSEIGYCAGIENYSRHLSGRKPGEKPYTLIDYFNKDFLMIIDESHVSIPQIRGMYKGDRSRKQTLVDFGFRLPSALDNRPLNFVEFEKMINQVIFVSATPAEYELELSRKSRRYSGGQTVELIIRPTGLVDPKVEVRPTENQIEDLMKEIQKRVAKKERVLVTTLTKRMAEDLAEYLNQHEIRVRYLHSEIDTIKRVDILRDLRLAKFDVLVGINLLREGLDLPEVSLVVILDADKEGFLRSETALIQTIGRTARNVAGTVIMYADEMTLSMKKAIGETERRRRIQTKFNKEHGITPKTIQKEIRQMTITGKDEKVSYAQKKGILDIKILEKEMVRAAENLEFEKAAEIRDEISRLKAQGNRKK